A portion of the Pedobacter cryoconitis genome contains these proteins:
- a CDS encoding lantibiotic dehydratase: MIKSYSFVLLRAPLQSLNLANDFSANRQTLLQEGIYLSSPEFWKELLKENELNAKEKEKLELSFAKYWLRSCSRCTPYGTLAGVKLVGIKPEETNLQLDHADQHLRSVRLDMNYLNEIITYLNTVPEIVRQLKFFTNNSLYELPDSYRYATYSLIDTQRVYELTSIEKTNYITDILFAAQKGVTLESLAQILKTHENISLEEAAEFIADMVDSQLILSDLEPCVTGKDPLDVLIEQLQTLQHVDDLLLKLKEVQQLIKNPKEGVGYYTKIEDSLKALDFPIQIPANLLQTDLFFAAKAQTIDQSIIDRILKQTEDLYVLSISGEGRDLNTFKSKFSARYEFEEVPLSLALDAELGIGYAGSDQSSAGENSLVENLILKGPVAGKTINFDYIQEFVLNKHNDYLQHQKTVIEITEEELKAFKPRIAAYKFSNSLHLMGSLLKSDGKLDIENFIFELSSFGGTSSGNLLSRFAHGDQELCDFTKEILQEEEQEFPDHIYADIVHLPQARVGNVLLRPLLRNYEIPYIGKSGLTAENQIPVEDIMVCVKNNKVLLRSKKHNKYIIPKLTSAHNFSTRSLPVYKFLCDLQTQGQAQPDAWNWGVLSSLTYLPRVVYKNLIVRKARWALKKEELPAIPKERNGYLNYCQALRTQYHIPQKVAYVEHDNKLLIDLEQQTGADLFIHYLKKYENVQLEEFLFTSENCIVYDANGNPHTNELIIPLKREPEGSENSLVKRAVKSNFLTPKDEIQVKRKFSPFSEWLFFKIYCGPTVGERILKKELLDFVEHGIGQNLFEKFHFIRYIDESFHIRVRFYNSDLTKQWKVQQQFMEVLEPLLANNLISKIVLDTYSRELERYGASIIEEVESLFFNDSLAVLKFARLLDSPELEEYRFLFALRGADMLLTDFGYTTLAKKELLKRLQAGFFREFGSDPGLQKQLNEKYRQKQKSIFLHMNADLDELNEIEEAVAVYQNRSAMNSLIYQNIQVKSGNQTLPHDLMESLLHMYLNRLLVNNPRKHELVIYHFLEKYYSSQLAISTHMPKLAITQ; the protein is encoded by the coding sequence ATGATTAAAAGTTATTCCTTTGTTTTACTGCGTGCCCCATTGCAGAGCCTGAACTTAGCCAATGACTTTTCGGCAAACAGACAAACCTTACTTCAGGAAGGAATTTATTTATCCTCTCCCGAATTCTGGAAAGAACTGTTAAAAGAGAATGAACTTAATGCGAAAGAAAAGGAAAAACTGGAGCTGTCCTTTGCTAAATACTGGCTGCGCAGCTGTAGCAGATGTACACCATACGGGACATTGGCAGGTGTTAAATTGGTAGGTATCAAACCAGAAGAAACTAATCTTCAACTGGATCATGCCGATCAGCATCTTCGTAGTGTCCGTTTAGATATGAACTATCTTAATGAAATTATCACTTACCTGAACACCGTTCCTGAAATTGTCAGACAACTAAAGTTCTTTACTAACAATAGTTTATATGAACTCCCTGACAGTTATCGCTATGCAACTTATTCTTTGATAGATACACAGCGCGTTTACGAACTGACCTCTATAGAAAAGACAAATTATATTACGGATATTCTTTTTGCAGCCCAAAAAGGCGTTACACTGGAAAGTCTGGCACAAATACTTAAAACCCATGAAAATATAAGTCTGGAAGAGGCCGCTGAATTTATTGCGGACATGGTTGATTCTCAACTTATCTTATCAGATTTAGAACCCTGTGTGACCGGTAAAGATCCCCTGGATGTGTTAATTGAGCAATTACAAACGCTTCAGCATGTCGATGATTTACTCCTGAAATTGAAGGAAGTTCAACAGCTGATTAAAAATCCAAAGGAAGGAGTGGGCTACTATACAAAAATAGAAGATAGCTTAAAAGCACTTGATTTTCCAATACAAATTCCAGCTAATTTATTGCAAACTGACCTTTTCTTTGCAGCAAAAGCGCAAACAATTGATCAAAGTATTATTGACCGTATTCTTAAACAAACCGAAGACTTATATGTCCTGAGCATTTCGGGCGAGGGCAGGGATCTGAATACATTTAAAAGTAAGTTTTCCGCGCGTTATGAATTTGAAGAAGTCCCACTATCATTAGCATTAGATGCAGAACTGGGAATTGGTTATGCTGGAAGTGATCAATCATCAGCAGGCGAAAACAGCCTGGTTGAGAACCTCATTTTGAAAGGGCCAGTTGCCGGAAAAACTATAAATTTTGATTACATACAAGAATTTGTCCTGAATAAACACAACGACTATCTTCAACATCAAAAAACTGTTATTGAAATAACGGAAGAAGAATTAAAGGCATTTAAGCCCAGAATTGCAGCTTATAAATTTTCCAATAGCCTACACCTGATGGGAAGTTTGCTGAAATCGGATGGTAAGCTGGATATAGAAAACTTTATTTTTGAGCTTTCCAGTTTTGGAGGCACTTCCTCTGGCAATCTCCTGTCCAGATTTGCTCATGGGGACCAGGAGCTATGCGATTTTACAAAGGAAATTCTTCAAGAGGAAGAGCAGGAATTTCCGGATCATATTTATGCAGATATTGTGCATCTCCCGCAAGCCAGGGTTGGCAATGTGCTGCTCAGACCTTTATTGCGCAATTATGAAATACCTTATATCGGTAAATCTGGTTTAACAGCAGAAAACCAGATACCTGTAGAAGATATTATGGTTTGCGTTAAAAACAACAAAGTCCTTTTGAGAAGTAAAAAGCATAATAAATATATTATTCCCAAACTTACTTCTGCTCACAATTTCTCGACGCGGAGTTTGCCAGTTTATAAGTTCCTATGCGACTTGCAAACACAAGGGCAAGCACAGCCCGATGCCTGGAATTGGGGTGTATTGTCTTCGCTGACTTATCTGCCAAGAGTTGTTTACAAAAACCTGATCGTCAGAAAAGCGCGGTGGGCGCTTAAAAAAGAAGAACTGCCAGCTATCCCGAAAGAAAGAAACGGATATTTAAACTATTGCCAGGCACTGAGGACCCAATACCATATCCCACAGAAAGTTGCGTATGTAGAACATGACAATAAGCTTTTAATTGATTTGGAACAGCAGACAGGAGCCGACTTATTCATTCATTATCTGAAAAAATATGAAAATGTACAACTCGAGGAATTCCTCTTTACCAGCGAAAACTGTATCGTATACGATGCAAATGGAAATCCGCATACCAATGAATTGATCATCCCTTTAAAAAGAGAACCAGAAGGTTCAGAAAATAGCTTGGTAAAGCGTGCTGTGAAAAGCAATTTTCTGACTCCGAAGGATGAAATCCAGGTTAAAAGAAAGTTTTCACCCTTTAGCGAGTGGTTATTCTTCAAAATTTATTGCGGGCCAACGGTTGGGGAAAGAATACTAAAAAAGGAACTGCTTGATTTTGTGGAGCATGGCATCGGACAAAATTTATTTGAGAAATTTCATTTCATCAGGTATATTGATGAATCCTTCCATATCCGGGTCAGATTTTACAACTCAGACTTAACAAAGCAATGGAAAGTTCAACAGCAATTCATGGAAGTACTGGAACCGCTGCTGGCCAATAACCTGATCAGTAAAATTGTATTAGATACTTATTCAAGAGAACTCGAACGTTATGGCGCTTCCATCATAGAAGAAGTAGAATCTCTGTTTTTTAATGATAGCCTGGCGGTACTCAAATTTGCCAGATTGCTGGATAGCCCTGAATTAGAAGAATACCGGTTTTTATTTGCACTGAGAGGAGCAGATATGCTTTTAACCGATTTTGGTTATACAACCCTTGCAAAAAAAGAGCTGTTAAAAAGACTTCAAGCGGGTTTTTTTAGAGAATTTGGCAGTGATCCTGGCTTACAAAAGCAATTGAATGAGAAATATCGCCAGAAGCAGAAAAGTATCTTTTTGCATATGAATGCTGATTTAGACGAATTAAATGAGATTGAAGAAGCGGTAGCTGTTTATCAAAACAGGTCGGCGATGAACAGTTTGATTTATCAAAATATTCAAGTTAAATCAGGCAATCAAACACTGCCCCATGACCTGATGGAAAGCCTGTTGCATATGTATCTGAATCGTTTGCTGGTTAACAATCCGCGTAAACATGAATTGGTTATTTATCATTTTCTGGAAAAATATTACAGCTCACAACTGGCTATCTCTACCCATATGCCCAAATTAGCTATTACTCAATAA
- a CDS encoding lanthionine synthetase LanC family protein, with protein sequence MKEEIQTILDKIYLSLKNRDYYQPSLLDGEAGYCLFDQSYISYAGSCSVNHVENVEHFENNLQTLSEDSIGCQSAFFSSGKAGVNWLFSYLKAKDVLDEENWEILCDDNPELFEQAIHYLKDGNYDFLHGSIGIAYHSLYEQTSQFSEFQETFFKLLHKLAYQSPEKMFIAHFDLTSQLPVPNKINLGMAHGLTSVLKFCLQCYQKDICAAEAKKLALDIADLFKSTINRNTNNSLFPNILTLDETISGYSRVGWCYGDLTIGFVLYQAGILFEDAVLKELGTEILIHTSKRRSEEQTMVRDAGICHGSAGIAHVYNKMWHYTKNPVFKEACDFWIQQTIDFSSHADGYAGFKSYSPDVTGKYINSYGLLNGISGIGLVLLSYLTGDFSWDYCIMLND encoded by the coding sequence ATGAAAGAAGAAATTCAAACGATACTGGATAAAATATATTTATCACTCAAAAACCGTGATTATTATCAACCGTCCCTCCTTGACGGTGAAGCAGGATACTGTCTTTTTGATCAATCTTATATCAGCTATGCTGGTAGCTGTTCGGTAAACCACGTTGAAAACGTGGAGCATTTCGAAAATAATCTGCAAACACTTTCTGAAGATTCAATCGGTTGTCAAAGCGCTTTTTTCTCGTCTGGTAAAGCAGGAGTTAACTGGCTCTTTTCCTATTTAAAGGCTAAAGATGTATTAGATGAAGAGAACTGGGAAATCTTATGCGATGATAATCCTGAATTATTTGAGCAAGCTATCCATTACCTGAAAGATGGTAATTATGATTTTCTTCATGGTTCCATCGGAATTGCCTATCATTCTTTATATGAACAAACGAGTCAATTCTCTGAATTTCAGGAAACATTTTTTAAACTGCTGCATAAACTCGCCTATCAGTCACCAGAGAAAATGTTTATTGCGCACTTTGATCTGACCAGTCAACTCCCTGTACCCAATAAAATTAACCTGGGTATGGCACACGGATTAACTAGTGTTTTGAAATTCTGTCTGCAATGTTATCAAAAGGATATCTGTGCGGCAGAGGCTAAAAAACTGGCGCTTGATATCGCAGATTTATTCAAATCAACTATCAATAGAAATACCAATAACAGCCTGTTTCCTAATATTTTAACACTCGATGAAACTATAAGTGGGTATAGTCGTGTAGGATGGTGCTATGGAGATTTAACTATAGGTTTTGTACTCTACCAGGCAGGGATACTTTTTGAAGATGCTGTCCTGAAAGAACTAGGTACAGAAATACTGATACATACCTCTAAAAGAAGAAGCGAAGAACAGACGATGGTCAGAGATGCCGGAATTTGTCATGGCAGTGCTGGTATAGCTCATGTTTACAATAAAATGTGGCATTACACTAAAAATCCTGTTTTTAAAGAAGCCTGCGATTTCTGGATACAACAAACAATAGACTTTTCCAGTCATGCGGATGGTTATGCAGGTTTCAAATCCTATTCACCAGATGTTACCGGAAAATATATAAACTCTTATGGATTATTAAACGGGATAAGTGGTATCGGCTTGGTACTTCTCAGTTATCTGACCGGAGATTTTAGTTGGGATTACTGCATTATGCTTAATGATTAA
- a CDS encoding class I lanthipeptide — MKKIKLNSERLRLKKEKVASLTTAQMGKVYGGIPLTAHTGRFCCDFSDVQVCVV, encoded by the coding sequence ATGAAAAAAATTAAATTAAATTCAGAAAGATTGCGTTTGAAAAAAGAAAAAGTTGCTTCATTGACTACAGCGCAAATGGGAAAAGTTTATGGAGGGATACCATTGACAGCTCATACCGGAAGATTTTGCTGCGACTTTAGTGATGTGCAAGTTTGCGTTGTTTAG
- a CDS encoding class I lanthipeptide, which translates to MKKIKLNSERLRLKKEKVASLTTDQMGKVYGGAPITTETRRFCCLLTIEAICA; encoded by the coding sequence ATGAAGAAAATTAAATTGAATTCAGAAAGACTGCGTTTGAAAAAAGAGAAGGTTGCTTCTTTGACCACAGACCAGATGGGTAAAGTTTATGGCGGGGCACCAATTACAACAGAAACCAGAAGATTCTGCTGTCTGTTGACTATTGAAGCAATCTGCGCTTAA
- a CDS encoding class I lanthipeptide, with translation MKKIKLNSERLRLKKEKVASLTTEQMGKVYGGIPVTTITRRFCCDLSDSICPVEP, from the coding sequence ATGAAAAAAATTAAATTGAACTCAGAAAGACTACGTTTAAAAAAGGAAAAAGTTGCTTCATTGACCACGGAGCAAATGGGTAAAGTTTATGGTGGAATACCAGTAACAACTATTACCAGAAGATTCTGCTGTGATCTGTCAGATTCGATCTGTCCTGTTGAGCCTTAG
- a CDS encoding class I lanthipeptide, producing MKKIKLNSERLRLKKEKVASLTTAQMGKVYGGIPVTTITRRFCCDLSDSICPVEP from the coding sequence ATGAAAAAAATTAAATTGAATTCAGAAAGACTACGTTTGAAAAAAGAAAAAGTTGCTTCATTGACCACAGCGCAAATGGGCAAAGTTTATGGTGGAATACCAGTAACGACTATTACCAGAAGATTCTGCTGTGATCTGTCAGATTCGATCTGTCCTGTTGAGCCATAG
- a CDS encoding class I lanthipeptide has product MKKIKLNSERLRLKKEKVASLTTDQMGKVYGGIPITTATRKFCCDWSEAICPEVL; this is encoded by the coding sequence ATGAAAAAAATTAAATTAAATTCAGAAAGACTACGCTTGAAAAAAGAAAAAGTTGCTTCTTTAACTACCGATCAAATGGGTAAAGTTTATGGTGGAATACCGATTACCACTGCTACCAGGAAATTCTGCTGCGACTGGTCAGAGGCCATCTGTCCTGAAGTGCTTTAG
- a CDS encoding sensor histidine kinase, with protein MKKNDSEELIIANREIVLQNEEIQKRAAELVIANKELLFQNEEKENRAAELIIANKELAFQNEEKENRAAELIIANKELAFQNEEKEHRAAELIIANKELAFQNEEKEKRAEELSIANRELKNAEDDIRKLNDELEQKVIERTAQLESVNKELESFSYSVSHDLRAPIRAINGYTKILKEDYAETFDTDGVKILQSIISNSKKMGMLIDDLLAFSKLGRKQVTVSEIDMTGLVGMVREELLFEENENIPEFEMGVLPNAKGDKSLIKQVWINLISNAIKYSRNKAQTKIEIGAYTQDNLIVYFVKDNGAGFDMQYYDKLFGVFQRLHSQEEFEGTGIGLAIVQKIVQRHNGTVWAESEVDEGSCFYFSLLA; from the coding sequence ATGAAAAAAAACGATTCTGAAGAATTAATCATTGCGAACCGGGAGATTGTCCTTCAAAACGAGGAGATACAAAAGCGTGCAGCTGAATTAGTTATTGCAAACAAAGAATTGCTTTTTCAAAACGAAGAAAAAGAAAACAGGGCAGCAGAATTGATCATCGCCAATAAGGAACTTGCTTTTCAAAACGAAGAAAAAGAAAACAGGGCGGCAGAATTGATCATCGCCAATAAGGAGCTTGCTTTTCAGAATGAGGAAAAAGAACACCGCGCAGCAGAGCTGATCATCGCCAATAAGGAACTTGCTTTTCAAAATGAAGAGAAAGAAAAGAGAGCTGAAGAGCTCAGTATTGCGAACAGGGAACTCAAAAATGCAGAGGATGATATTCGCAAATTGAATGACGAATTAGAGCAAAAAGTAATTGAGCGTACGGCACAATTAGAGTCCGTAAATAAGGAATTAGAGTCCTTTTCTTATTCTGTTTCACACGATTTACGTGCACCTATCAGAGCAATCAATGGCTATACAAAAATCCTTAAGGAGGATTATGCAGAGACATTCGATACAGATGGAGTAAAAATTCTTCAGTCTATCATCAGCAATTCAAAAAAGATGGGTATGCTGATTGATGACTTACTTGCATTTTCAAAACTTGGAAGAAAGCAGGTTACTGTTTCGGAAATTGACATGACTGGTCTGGTGGGTATGGTTCGGGAAGAATTACTATTCGAGGAAAATGAAAATATACCAGAATTTGAAATGGGTGTACTTCCAAATGCTAAAGGGGACAAATCCCTGATCAAGCAAGTATGGATTAATCTGATTTCCAATGCTATTAAATACTCCAGAAATAAAGCACAAACTAAGATCGAAATCGGTGCTTATACACAGGATAATCTCATTGTATATTTCGTGAAAGATAACGGGGCTGGATTTGATATGCAGTATTATGATAAGCTTTTCGGGGTTTTTCAAAGATTGCATTCCCAGGAAGAGTTTGAAGGCACAGGCATAGGCCTGGCTATAGTGCAAAAAATAGTACAGCGTCATAATGGAACAGTCTGGGCCGAATCTGAAGTAGATGAGGGGTCGTGTTTCTATTTTAGTCTGCTGGCATAA
- a CDS encoding response regulator, protein MSYHNVEILFVEDSADDAALTVRALKKSGFTNKLHHVINGAEALDFIYCKGAYADRSNKEFPKLILLDLKMPKVSGLQVLEKLKGDPDLKAIPIVMLTSSNEGPDIEKCFALGANSYIVKPVDSDNFFNAVKEIGLYWIVLSQPAH, encoded by the coding sequence ATGAGCTATCATAACGTTGAAATTTTATTTGTTGAAGACAGTGCTGATGATGCTGCACTGACTGTTCGTGCGCTTAAAAAAAGTGGTTTTACCAATAAACTGCACCACGTTATTAATGGAGCGGAAGCATTAGACTTTATCTATTGTAAAGGGGCTTATGCGGATAGAAGTAATAAGGAATTTCCTAAACTGATTTTGCTGGATTTAAAAATGCCAAAGGTCTCAGGCTTACAAGTTTTGGAAAAACTAAAAGGAGATCCAGATCTTAAAGCAATTCCTATTGTGATGTTAACTTCATCAAATGAAGGCCCGGATATTGAAAAGTGTTTTGCACTGGGTGCAAATAGTTATATCGTTAAACCAGTTGATAGTGATAACTTTTTTAACGCGGTAAAGGAGATTGGTTTATATTGGATAGTCTTAAGCCAGCCTGCACATTAA
- a CDS encoding ATP-binding protein, producing MAPNLKILILEDNESDADLLKRELKKSGLNFTAEVVQTRSTFENALDNFDPDLILSDYSLPSFDAAEAFQIKHNKHPDIPFIIISGTIGEENAVELIKAGVTDYISKSKLFTLSTKINRALNDMQARKEKLITDEKLKFINQELLELNQELEARVAHRTEALAESESRFRSMMETIPQIAWTNTIKGEVVFYNQRWYDYTGFNDQQTSALGFKAVVHPDDLKIGFDQFSSILKTGNGGEFQIRVKRADELYRWHLIRLMPIMDQQGLMQLWVGTATDIQELRLLQQYKDDFIIIASHELKTPITSLRGSLQFLDRIKDNPPSGALSKLIVQANRGLEKVNTLIEDLLNSSMANQGQLHIRQHHFNLSEVIKDCYQDIIKDGSYTVNVEGDMQVEVFADHVRIEQIVVNFINNAIKYAPESKEIRICIDKKDGIVKVSVIDQGPGIPPEKLRYVFDRYYRAESSGSHYTGLGLGLYICSEIIKKHHGQIGAESELGKGSTFWFTLPAESI from the coding sequence ATGGCACCAAATCTTAAAATACTTATTCTTGAAGACAACGAAAGTGATGCTGATCTGCTTAAACGCGAGTTAAAAAAATCGGGATTGAACTTTACGGCAGAAGTTGTACAAACACGTTCAACATTTGAAAATGCACTGGACAATTTTGATCCTGATTTGATCTTATCGGATTATTCACTCCCCTCTTTTGATGCAGCTGAGGCTTTCCAAATCAAACATAATAAACATCCTGATATTCCATTTATCATCATTTCTGGTACAATTGGAGAAGAGAATGCGGTGGAGCTGATTAAGGCTGGAGTGACTGACTATATTTCTAAAAGTAAGCTATTTACATTATCTACGAAGATCAACAGGGCATTAAATGATATGCAGGCCCGTAAAGAAAAATTAATTACGGATGAAAAATTAAAATTTATCAATCAGGAGCTTTTAGAGCTGAACCAGGAATTAGAAGCACGGGTTGCGCATCGTACTGAAGCATTAGCAGAAAGTGAAAGCCGGTTCAGGAGTATGATGGAGACCATTCCCCAAATTGCCTGGACAAATACAATTAAGGGAGAAGTCGTTTTCTACAATCAGCGATGGTATGATTATACTGGGTTCAATGACCAGCAAACAAGTGCTCTGGGGTTTAAGGCAGTAGTCCACCCTGATGACCTGAAGATTGGCTTTGACCAGTTCAGTTCTATTCTTAAAACTGGTAATGGTGGTGAATTCCAAATTCGTGTAAAACGGGCAGATGAGCTTTACAGATGGCACCTGATCCGGTTAATGCCAATCATGGATCAACAAGGCTTAATGCAACTTTGGGTAGGTACGGCCACCGATATACAGGAACTCAGGTTACTGCAACAGTATAAAGATGATTTCATTATTATTGCGAGCCACGAGCTTAAGACACCAATAACCAGTTTAAGAGGTTCTCTTCAGTTTTTAGATAGAATTAAGGATAATCCTCCTTCAGGTGCACTTTCTAAGCTTATCGTACAAGCAAACAGAGGTTTGGAAAAAGTAAATACGCTTATAGAAGATCTGCTGAATTCAAGTATGGCTAATCAGGGCCAGCTTCATATCCGTCAGCATCATTTTAATCTTTCTGAAGTCATTAAAGACTGTTATCAGGATATAATCAAGGATGGTTCCTACACGGTTAATGTGGAAGGGGACATGCAGGTGGAGGTCTTTGCTGACCACGTTAGAATTGAACAGATCGTGGTTAATTTCATCAATAATGCGATAAAATATGCGCCTGAATCAAAGGAAATACGCATCTGCATCGACAAAAAAGATGGTATAGTCAAAGTTTCCGTAATAGATCAGGGTCCTGGTATACCTCCTGAAAAACTCCGCTATGTTTTTGACCGTTATTACCGTGCAGAAAGTTCGGGAAGCCATTATACTGGCCTGGGCCTTGGTCTTTACATTTGCTCAGAAATTATCAAAAAACATCATGGACAGATTGGTGCTGAAAGTGAATTAGGTAAAGGCAGTACTTTCTGGTTTACATTACCTGCTGAATCTATTTGA
- a CDS encoding lmo0937 family membrane protein, producing the protein MGNLLYLVAVILILLWIFGFFFNGFGPGAGGLIHVLLVIAVIAIILKVINRAS; encoded by the coding sequence ATGGGAAATCTACTTTACCTCGTCGCCGTAATATTAATTTTATTATGGATTTTTGGATTCTTTTTTAACGGTTTTGGGCCAGGTGCAGGTGGCTTAATACATGTGCTTTTGGTAATTGCCGTAATTGCAATTATACTCAAAGTAATTAACAGAGCATCTTAA
- a CDS encoding ferritin-like domain-containing protein, which yields MSVSEKTIATLNDLTEINNDRVAGFEKAVADINDENIDLKAVFLKYSEQSRKFSQELTAIVAGYGEEVETGNSVSGTLHRAWIDVKSLFGGSDRASILSEAERGEDAIKAAYKVALEEGELSAEALETVTRQAGDIKSAHDAIKVLRDAAKAMS from the coding sequence ATGAGCGTATCAGAAAAAACAATAGCAACTTTAAACGATCTTACAGAAATCAACAATGACCGTGTAGCGGGATTTGAAAAAGCAGTTGCAGACATCAACGATGAGAACATCGATTTGAAAGCAGTATTCTTAAAGTACAGCGAGCAAAGCCGCAAATTCAGCCAGGAACTTACTGCAATTGTAGCAGGTTACGGCGAAGAAGTAGAAACTGGTAATAGTGTATCAGGTACTTTACACCGTGCGTGGATAGATGTAAAGTCTTTATTTGGCGGTAGTGATCGTGCAAGTATTCTTTCAGAAGCTGAAAGAGGTGAAGATGCAATTAAAGCAGCTTACAAAGTGGCACTTGAAGAGGGAGAATTAAGTGCAGAGGCTTTAGAAACTGTGACCAGACAAGCTGGAGATATTAAATCTGCACATGATGCAATTAAGGTTCTTCGTGATGCAGCGAAAGCAATGAGCTAG
- a CDS encoding winged helix-turn-helix transcriptional regulator, with amino-acid sequence MYQKKIPIDYECGLSVAMEVVGSKWKFCLLDEIAKGATRPRDLVNAVKGITKRVLQKQLSELELHGVLGKTIYAEVPLRVEYFLTESGKSILPLVSAVDKWGLEFAPQLKSIIERKDL; translated from the coding sequence ATGTATCAAAAAAAAATTCCAATCGATTATGAATGTGGCCTCAGTGTAGCTATGGAAGTGGTAGGTTCTAAATGGAAATTTTGTTTACTTGATGAAATTGCAAAAGGGGCAACACGTCCCAGAGATCTGGTCAATGCTGTAAAGGGGATTACCAAACGAGTTCTCCAAAAGCAACTAAGTGAATTGGAATTACATGGAGTTTTGGGAAAAACTATTTATGCCGAAGTCCCGCTAAGAGTGGAATACTTTCTAACCGAATCGGGAAAATCTATATTACCATTAGTCTCAGCTGTAGATAAATGGGGATTAGAATTTGCACCGCAGCTAAAAAGTATAATAGAAAGAAAAGATTTATAG
- a CDS encoding NAD(P)H-dependent oxidoreductase, with the protein MKTLVIVIHPDPENSVVNKRWMEELKKYPKKYTLHVLHSLYPDEHIDIKAEQLLLEAHDRIIFQFPFYWFNCPPLFKKWLDVVFTHGWAYGTGSTYKLTGKKIALSISAGINAEDYHASGRYKYTLEQLTAPFEITFSYIKADYRPLFAFYGTEHQATTERIEKSTTEYISFIEAL; encoded by the coding sequence ATGAAAACTCTAGTCATTGTCATCCATCCAGATCCTGAAAATTCAGTAGTTAACAAACGGTGGATGGAAGAATTAAAAAAATATCCCAAAAAGTATACCTTGCATGTGCTGCATAGTTTATACCCGGATGAGCATATTGATATCAAAGCAGAACAGCTATTATTAGAGGCTCATGACCGGATTATCTTCCAATTTCCTTTTTACTGGTTCAATTGTCCACCACTTTTCAAGAAATGGCTGGATGTCGTATTCACCCATGGTTGGGCATATGGTACAGGTAGCACTTATAAGCTAACCGGAAAAAAAATTGCTTTAAGCATTTCGGCAGGTATAAATGCAGAAGATTATCATGCATCCGGAAGGTATAAATATACATTGGAACAATTGACTGCACCATTTGAAATTACTTTTAGTTATATAAAGGCCGATTACAGGCCCCTCTTCGCTTTCTATGGAACAGAGCATCAAGCCACTACAGAAAGGATAGAGAAAAGTACGACGGAATATATTTCCTTCATTGAAGCATTGTAA